The following DNA comes from Oreochromis niloticus isolate F11D_XX linkage group LG23, O_niloticus_UMD_NMBU, whole genome shotgun sequence.
CGTATCTATCAGCATTCTGTCTTTCCATATATGATTGAATTGAGTCCTGATAGGCTGGAAGGTCCCtctcaagtcaagtcaagtcaaatgGGTTTATTGTCAATTCAACCATttgcagtggtacagtacacagtgaagTGAGACAATGTTCCTCCAAGACCATGGTGCTACATATAACATAAAGTGCAagtgtgcaaaaattgcaaaaacttaaaaaaaaaccaaaagaaagtTTTCTAGTGATTTCTGGAAAATGCTACTGAGCTCATGCAGTGATTTCTATAACAAAatcatgcctgtttttaattGAGTGCTAGGGATCCAGAACAAATTGTCTGTATTATCCTTTGCAAACAGATATTTCTCCATTTTCTCAGAAACATTTGATGATGTTATATGCtgtagatgatgagatattcTGCTGTAGTCTTCGCATTGTTATGTAAAGAAACAATTCCAAAATTCTTTCACACAATTTTATGTCGATTGGGAACCTCTACCCATCTTTACTTCTAATAAGCTCTTAGGCAAcatcccttcttcttcttcatattttaataatgtcactatttaaaaacagcaggacATTCACAGTCACAGGGCTTACCTTGAGGGTCAACATCTTTGGCCAGTTTAAGTGCATCAGAGTTGGCCAGGTCAGTGTTGGCAGGTGTGACAGCCAGTATGAGACAGTTTTCCTTACAGATGTACTGCATGATCATGTCTCGTACCTGGTACTCTATGTCTGTTGGCTGATCGCCTACAGGCACTTTGGTGATGCCAGGCAGGTCTACAAGAGTCAGATTCAGCACTGTACACatacaaataaacacacatggaCATAAGGTTTGTTTAAGAACTAGACTAAACGTAAGTTAAGTGGGGGAAGTAAAACACAAGGACCTGCACGCTACCATGTGGTGAGTGGATCCGTAGGTGGATGGGAACAGGAGAGATGGCTTTATTAGATCCCGTAAGTCTGCGTGTTTCTGTCTCGATTTCCTTGCGGATCTCGTCAAAATCTGTAAACTTCTTTCCCTGACAATGTAGAAATTCACCATACTCTGGGGGAGACACAGAGCATTTGAATACATGCAGCACCTAAACAATAAGAGGCTCATATTATCATCTTAGCTTTACAGTATCTTTGGAAAAACTCTGCCTAGTCCACCAAATCTATAAAATTAGTCAACTGGCTAACACAATAATATAGCACTAACTTTCAGTATAACCAATTTTGCTTGCAACTGTTTTCTTCTAGCAGCTGTCTTAAAATACTATgactgtttctgagaaaaataaaatgctatCCATCATGCCAATCCTCTTTTTTATAGAAAAGGGCAATAAAAAGCAGGACTCTATGAGTCACAGTCATCATAAGACACCATACTGCCATCTGGTGCCAGTTTTAAAGAAATGCTACAGCATGACATCCCTATGAGCTTTCTTACCTGTGTTATCACTGAGCAGCTGGAGAATTAAAGGTCTCCGAGTAACAATTCCTGAACCCCGCGGAAGGAAGTCTCTGttagaggaaaaataaaattattactGGTGCTGATTCATCTTACCCGCCACCTCCAAaccaaatataaaacattaacTTTACACCCCACCATATTAATAATTTTACATACTTTGCCCACAGATATGACCATTAAACTGAAAGTATTTAGGGAGTACCTTTATAGCATTACACACAATAGCACCCAGTATTAGGTTTAGTTCAGTTGCCATACTGCTTAAAAAAGGGGTGTCACACTCACTTCAGTTCATGGACCCCATGTATTTTGTTGGTGCTCACCTGGGCCGGACCAGTAAAGCAACTGCATAACTTTAATTTACGTTACAGTACAAATTGTCAAGATCTAGAAATCAAATTTTCAGTACATGTGTACACCTATGTAGTAAAGTGAGGATATAAAAGACACTACAATTTTAACTTCCCTGGTCTATCTAAGCCATCCGCTGGGCCAGGTTTGAGCCtgtgtttgacacccctggccTAAAACATCAGCAATGTTCTTGCCAAGACCAAGAAAATTATTAGCATTTAATCCGCTGAACCAGATGAAGAATTGAGGAATAATCAGATATGTAACCTGGATGGTATTAACCTGGCCTCTAGTAATACCGTGAAGAGACCTGTGATTTTTCACCACTATATGTCCTTTAACAGACACAATAAACTGATATATAGGACTGCCTTCTTTCATCTGTACTGTTACTTCTAGGCTGCACTATTGTAATTCTGTATTATCACTCGGCCCAAAGCCTTGAGCTGATCTAAAATTCTGCAACTAGAGTATTAACACGGACTACAAagagtctgtgaaggttctcataTCATCTCCTTTTCACTAACGCTCTTTTAAATCCagttgaatttaaaatcctatTATCCCATATTATCCAAACCAAGCATTTCTctgtcagactgcaggcttaattgtggttcctagagtttccaaaagtagaatgggaggctgAGCCTTTACTACTAGGCTgttcttctgtggaaccagctcccaatTTGGGTTCAGAAGATAGACTTAAAGCCTCCCTTTTCAACACAGCTAACAGTTTCCACTGAATCAGctgaccctgaaccatcccttagttatgtTGCTATTAACTCAGGCTGCCATGGGACTTTCCATGAGGTACACAGTATTTCTTCTCCACTTCCCTTTTGTTCACTCccagtgtgtttttttaatataactaTCACATGTCATAAATTTTTTCTACCCTCTCCCATAGTTTGTGCTTTGTCCTTTTTGTTTCGTGGTCTTGCTATGCttgccttttctctctttttttttctctcaacccCCAACAAGTCACAACAGATAACTGCTCCTCCTTAAacgaggtctcttcctgttaaaagggagatcttccttcccactgtcaccaagtgcttgctcacgaAGGATTGTCTCAtcattggggttttctctccaaTATTATAGGGTATAAcaccttacaaaataaagcagtctgaggtgactgttgctgtcAATTGTTGCATGAATTAGACTTGATCATAAAGCTAAATAAAGGGTTAATTCTAGAGAAACCAAATGGACCGGGTATAAATAACACTCCTTTTCCTATTAAAATCAGATTCAGGAAGTTTGTTTTATTACATCCTGTCTTAGTTTAAACAGCTGTTGCAGTCATTCACAAAAGAAGTCTGATAACATACTCATGTCCAACAGGTATGTTACAAAATATCAGGACACCCTCAGGAAAGCAAGCATGAACAGCCTGCTGCTGGAATGCCACAGATTATTGCATAGACAGCCTACAGATCAGAACAATGCAGAGACCTCCTACAGCTAACAGAGCTTTACTGTCTCAGGAAGCTTGAAGACTATTGACTTAACCACCAGTTTTCCTTCCGGACAGGATAGAAGTACTTGGTCTCCTCATCACACACCAAATGGTCTCAGTTGCATTTAAACTTTACCCAAACAACACTGTTATTCATAAGCAAGCAAGGATATTTTTAGGACCTTGAAATCTGTTAAAGGGCAGAGAaagatgaaacaaaacaaagcttGTTGAGCTCCACCTTCATGAACTTAATGACTTACAAGATAGCAAGAATTCTGCTTTGATTGTGTTTCAGAAGTCATATTAACTGTCACCTATTCAGTGACACCTCTCTATGAGATAAGCTGCTATACTGACTACTTACATACAGATCCCGACATGCCCGGCATCCACCACTCCAGACTAGCAACATAGCATTTAAGACTAGATGCCATGATGTAGAAAGTatgaacacagacagctgtattaagtttttctttcacagttttgacAACAGAAAAAACTCACCAATTGTATTTTAATACAATTAACaagttatttaaataaaaaaatacatattttctgACAACGATGCAGGCTGTTGACTTGGTTAGGGTGACTTATTCAAAGAAAATGTCTTCTACGTTGTAAAAAGATGGAAAGTACTATGGAAAgtagttgttttatttatgtttaggGTGTTCTACTTTATGTGGTTCCTTACAGCTTTTTTATAGCTTGTCCCACTACTCAGAATACATAGAACATAGCACACTTTCCGCTGTAGTTTACCAAAACCTGGTTTTGTGGCTGAAAAAATAGGCGAGCTGATCTGTAGGTGCAACCGTACTGAAACCCAATGACTGCACAGAAAAGCAGTAACAACAGTTACTGGGATAGAAACTATTTTCACTAATGCTTATTGTATGTACTTAGCAAAATGGAGCTTGTGAAGTTGCATTAGAATAAGACAAGATAAACTATAATTCATTTatccaaaaaactgaaaaattaatgtgtcacagcaaaaacaacaacaaacacaacctATATAAATAgagtaaataaaatagaatagctTAACAAAATTATAGAtgactgtagacactcactgcttTACCTCTCTCCTGATTGCCTCCAGACATATTGATGACAATTTGAATCAAAATTTGAATTTATCGCTTCAAAGACTTGTTACCACTGACTTTCAATCCAGTTCTCAGTATTTTCCACCTGTTTCCCTTCATTAGGAATGGCTTATTGACAGCCACTTTTCCACTGAGATCATTTCTGATgaagcttcagtgaacagtagatggatcagctgaagggccTATcatcttgttggtgcaaaaatactactTATGCCTGACAAtcttctttgtcattttttggagattcaactaaagaaattggacaaaactgtgtgtttttgcaacaggctgtTAGCAGCAAAATACCCAACGATACAATTTAAAGTCTTTGCTAAGTCGTCTGTTACgtgtaaacacaacactggttcattaCTTAGGTGCCTTTTGGATGCTCCAGTGATTTTAAGatgtgttaagtggcttaacaaaaaagaagacaaacaaTACCTTTGAAAATAGTCAGGTACAAGAAATTGACAGAAAATTGGTGGGAAAAGGACAATTTTCACCAAAagaccattttaaaaaaattacaagtctggctacttagaaacaaaaaaaatgagcgGTGGGTCAAGATCACAGTATTTTCTGCATAATACTGTGTGTATAACAAGTATATACTGTAATATATATAAAGAAATTTAAAGTACTGTATATAAAGTGTATACAGTACATTTTTTGCCATGCCAAACCCGAGTAATGTGTCCCTAGTAGTCTCACACAAACGTAGTCATTACCCCACATTAAGCTCACTGGGTTAGATCAGCCTAATTAAGTTATCACAATTTGATTCATTAATGGTGAGTATAGCATTTGGTTCATGATGGTTCATAGATTTGGCATGACTCAAATCATCATCGTCAGTTATAATATTGTAACTTCACCGTTTTTTAGTAAAGAGTGAGTCACTTAGGGGAAAGTCATGAATATGAAACTTGTTCATAATGGTTATGACTAATCTGTAAAAGAtctgttaaataaaacaaacaaataaaaatgctcTCTTGGTATCAGCAGTCTCTGTTGTATAGAGATGAATATCTTTGGTTTACCTGCCAACAAAGTTTTCCAGCACGGAGCTCTTGCCTGCGCTCTGGCCGCCCACCACAGCAATCTGGGGCAGGTGGAGGCTGCAGCTCTCCCCCACGCTGCTCAGGGCATCTCGAAGGCGGTTGACCAGCGGAATCAGATCCTCCATCCCGCGGTTGCCCATCGCAACAGGACTAGCTACCTGTCCAGCCCCTGCCAAGCCGCTTTACCTCCGGTTCTAGTCTACACCACTTGATAGAGTAACTATCATAGTGAGTGGCTGCTGGTAACCAGAGTTATTATTGCTCAGGTGTTAttaaaaaactgcaaataaGAGTTTTCTTGAAGATCGGTGTCAACTTTTAAAGGTCCGCAGCTTTAAGCAGTCGTTAGTAGGTCTGGTTAGTGCGTCTGGGAACGACGATAGTGTCCACATTTGTACTCACGCCCCTCTGCTCTCCGAAAACAGCTCGTTGAAGTCATTTTCCGTTGTTTTAAAACTCCAGAAATTCGTAACGGGAGTCACTTTCCTCAAACTCGGGACATTTTTAATTAGTTAGCCGCCGCTCAACGTGCTCCGTCTGGTCTCTGTTCAGTAGAAAACGCTCTGATTTGACAGCTAACGGAACAGTTTTGTGCGCATGCGCGGCAATAAATAAGTTTAACTCAGcagcccccaccccaccccttaTACAGGAGATAGACAAACTTCACAGCCAGTTATGTAGGTACCCCGAATTAAGAGAGAGCACGCGAGCATTCACTCCTTCAGCTATTTAAAATCCCACGTATCCAGTGTGGGGAGGTCTGCGCTGCTGCCCTCTCAACACTTGCAACGAGAACCAGAGTGTACGATTCATCCACTGTAAATAACGCTGCTGCATTCTTCACCAGAGCAGGGAGCGAGCACTGTGCAGTGCAATGGAAAACAGGCCAGTAAAAGAGAAAGTGAAGGCATTTAGTGGTGAAATAATGCAGTCCCATCTATGACATCTAACAGCATTGGGAATTAGTTTCAGTAACACTCTACTACTTAAGTTTAAAGGATAAAACGTTTATTTGTGATTGTTTATGTTACACATATACACTTTAAATGACATTGCACTGAATGGCAAAGTCAAAGCACTTTTTCCCATATTTTAATATGTTTGTCATACAATCTCAAAAACTGTCCCGACACATGGTTAATCTCAGCCCTCAATGGTCACAAACATGCTTCACACTATTCTCAAGTCCTTTAGCAACTCTGCAATGTCTATATGCGGCCTACGGCTGGGTTCAGTCCCGCTGGAGCACAGTGCACTCTGCAGATTCTTGGCTGCCTGGTTTAAAGATGGCAAAATGTGGGTGGCGTCCGATGTCTCCTTTTCGCCACGAGAGCACAGAAGGACTTCATTTATCTCTTCTTCGATCTTTCGAGACAGGATGGTGGGAAACACACCACTTACACGCTCAAGCACGCTTTTCCTCAGGGCTGGGTCTCGACATGCAAGGTTCAGTATGAACAGACCTGGCAGGGAGAGATAAAGAAAGAATATTACTTGGAAACTAAGCACATAACTTTGATAAACTGTTTTTATCAAAAAGTAACATGTCACGTTTGAGACTGGTAAAAGTATGGCTGTTTATTACAAGTCTATTTTATTTTGGTTGCAAGTGTCACATCAATTTAGCAAAAAAGATTTAAGCATAAGAGATaaagtattttaaaatgattcTGTACCTCTGGGAGTTAGCAAGTTACGGACTTTCTGCAGGATTGGGGTTTCTACaaaggcagcaggaggacagctcATACCCAGAGTGCTATCTTTATTGTCTACATCAAACATGATGgcatcaaacaaatgaccacctagagaaaaataaaaaaacaaaaacaaaacatactttatttttaatagtgATGAACCATTATATTCACTGGATTACTTTTAATTGCACTGTAATCCACACCCTCACTGACCTTCTTTTTCCAGTGCACAAATGCGTTCCAGACCATCCCCAAGAGTGACAGTCAAACGGTCATCTGGTTGAAACCCGAACCATTGTTTAGCCACCTCCAACACAACTGGGTCTAGTTCCACAACCTCAATAGTTACATTGGGCATAAAGTCCCGCAGAAACTGTGGAAGGCCTCCTCCACCAAGCCCCACTAGGAGCACTGACACTGGGATGTCTAGGAAGGATTAGGGAATGAAGTTTAATTGAATGTGATATTTTAGAGCAATTGAAGAGggataaatgcatgaattacaTGATAGGTTCTTCCTACATACACACACCTTTGTTCTGTGGCATGCCCACGCCAAGCATAGCAAGACAAGCCACCATGACTTCATGGTGAGCACAGCAGAGAAAGCCACTGTCCACAGTCATGGAGGTTGAAGATGCTGCTGGAGCTGCTGATGCCGCTGATGCCTTGGCCTTCCTTTTGTTCTTTCTCTTCTGACTTGTCGCTGCccaaatacaaaacaataaagtTAAGAGCTGTAAAACTTCAGCATcttgtgtgttttccttttgtgttttggtttgctCGGTTTCTTGCATTCTGGTATTAACTGGTAATCTCCCTATACTATATGTCTGTGCATCACTGATTGTGCTTGGTGCGTTAATTATTTACTTGTAAAAAGACCATTcataaaaatactttattattaagTGAAACAAACTCAACAAAGTAAAAGACATTACCAGTATTTGATGAGACAAGACGGCTCTCTGATTGGACAAGGGCAGCATTAGACAGGAAAACAAGTCGGCGATACAGTTCTCCGTCTTCTCCTTTGACATTCTCCACGCAATACTCCCCACTCAGCTGACTCACACCCCTGCTAACCTCCTCTCGCCAGCCAAGGTCACCTCCCACAGACAAAAATGGCACCTGAAAACAGGGAAAGGAGCACAAAGGAAAGTGCTTCTTTAGACTGTTAATGTTTTacacagcatttttttaaaaagggataCTTATGAGTGGTTACCTGGTGGTTGGCTGGCATACCGGGGGGAGCCAAGTCCATCACCACTGGTGAGAGTTCTGACTGGACAGCTTGCATGTCTGTGTACTCCTGATTCCTGTGCATTGATACAATAACCAAGCGTCGAAAGTTAGCACTGGCTGCTAGCTGCCTCCGCCCCTCACCAGAGCTGTAGAGCCAGGCTGTCTCACTCCCCTGAGGAactgacaaaacaaacaacaaacataatCAAAGGACTCAATACACCCAATTATATTAGAAGGCAGAAACTTGATGAATTAAAGCCTGGGCTCACCAATAAATACAGCAAACTGGTTAGCTCTTGGAACCTTAGCACCTGGTGGAGAATCTTGTATTGTAAGAGTGTATCTGGGAAGGCCGGTCTTTGCATGGCAGAGCGTGAGCGACAGGTTTGAGTTGGCATCAGTGTTCGTCCGGAGCCTCTTTCTCAAGACGGAGTAAGCCTGATGCTCCCTCACAGCTGACAACAGTTCAGAAACATGCGTGTGACGGACAGGGGCTCCATCCTCTCCGAGGCACATCTCAAGAATGGGTGTGGGCATAGGCTGACGGAACTTGGTGCAAACCAGAACAAAAACAGGCAGAGCAAACGAGTCTTCCTCTGTCCTGTTTTCTTCCTGCAGGCAGTGGAGCCTCACTGCCCAGCCGAGCTGAACAAAATGCTCCACAGCCAACTTGATCACGCTCTCCTGAGCCAGTGTCACACAGACATAACGACCCCCAACACTTAGCACACGACCCACCTggaaacacaagaaaactacaCTGAAGTTCATGCAGAGATGTATATTGATGATGCACAGCCTGATCAACCTGCTTCTCACCTCTGTGAGCATGTTCCTGGCCAAAGCTCCTTCTTCTTCAGATGCCATAGCATCTAAGGTGCCCTTGTCCAGAGCAGCCTGATAGCTTGCATCCTCATATGGAGTTTTAGTAGCATCCACCTGATGGAAGGTAAGGCCTGGCCTGCGCTCAGCATTTCGCTGGTTCATGTTGTTGACCACAGTCTCACTAATGTCTATATTGGTCAGATGCTTGTAGCCAACATCATACATCTGTTCACTCAGCTCAGAGTTACCACAACCAACCACCAGCACCTGAAGGACAGAAATAAAGCTAGTGGTCACTTATCAAGGCAGGAAATGTGCCAATGCACAATCAGTGTTAGCAACACCCACGTATGTAAACATTTCAGGAGGTGAATGATTTGGTAaacttttcttcttcactcagcTTTTCTCCTTAGggatcatcacagcagaggatCGGCCTCCATTTCACCCAGTCCCTCACATCCTCCTATGTCCactttcactacatccatgaacttTCTCTGAGGTCATTCTCCcttcttcctgtctgacagctccatattcagcattctttgtccaatatatccaccATCTCTTCTCTGTAAAGGTCCAAACCCTCTCATTCTTGCCTCTctgactttgtctccaaactgcttgACCTGAGTTTTTCCTCTGATACACTCAACTCCTCAACTCTTCCACCTCcagctcagcctcctgtctttttgttagtGCCACTGTCTTCAGATAGCAGGTCTCagtaccatcttgtaaaccttcactttcactcttgctttCATACTTTTGTTACAAATTACCCTGAAAATTGTCTCCACATTCCcttttcttcttcacctctcttgtggaCTGTTCATTGCCCCCAACTTTTTAAACTTGCTACCTCTGCTCCTCTTCATTGTTACACCTATCTCCCTCTCACTCACAAACATGTATTCTGTCTCGTTTCACTGACTTTCTTCGCTCGTCTATCCAGAGAATACTGCATCTCTCAAGGCTCCCTCCCGTCTGCATCCCTACTCTCACCACAGGTtatgtgtctgtctgtcatgTGCAGAAATTCCTGCCCGACATCAATGGTCAATCTATTCATCACCACAGAAAACAAGAAGGGCCTCAAAATAGATCCCCGATCTaatcccacccccacctccAACCAATCTGTCACTCCTACCGGACACCTCATATATGTCTACATTACCCTAAAATACTTCTCCTGACTTCCTCACATAGTACCACAGTTCCTTTCTTGGCTCCCTATCATATGCTTTCTCTAAAGACACAGTGCTACTCCTTCAGACCTTCTCTATATTTCTCCATTAAAACACTCAAAACAAACATTGCCTCTGTAgtgttctttctctttctgaTCTTTTGGCATATCAGCTCTCTGTAGTTACTGCAGCTCTGCATATCACCGTTGCTCTTGAAATCACCTGGCAAACTAAATTTCTTAATGCAGTATTAAAACAAATAGTGAGTGTTGCGCCAAACCCCTTCGTCACCCACTTTACCTTATCTTGCATTTTGATGTATTTGTGCAGCACACCGCACAGTTTGTTGTAGTCTCCATACCATTCAAAAGCCTTCTCCCCTCTCTTCTTAAAAAACTTCTCCCAGTACTCAGCAGAGCTGAACTCCTCGGCGGTGCGAGGTAAAAGACTCATGGTCGGCTGCGATGGTTCAAAACGTTGCAGATTTTACCGTCACTGAACCTACAGCCACTTCTCCACATGGCACTTGGCTCTGatttccacccggacaacatTGCTTGCAGTACCGCTTGCTGATTGGTGGAGTGCCCCTACAGACTTAATGATGATTGGCTGAGGCTCTCAGATTTACTGTTATTGGTCGCTGCATATGTGGAAGTGCTCGGTTCGTTGTTGTTAGTCATCCGGGTTCAATTCATCATGGCGGTACCCGCTGGAAGGTCTGTGGTTTTCGTGACAGGGAACGCAAAAAAACTTGAAGAAGTAAGAAACAAATACTTCATACCTGAGGTGGATTGTATGTTTACGGCCGGAG
Coding sequences within:
- the mettl13 gene encoding eEF1A lysine and N-terminal methyltransferase — protein: MSLLPRTAEEFSSAEYWEKFFKKRGEKAFEWYGDYNKLCGVLHKYIKMQDKVLVVGCGNSELSEQMYDVGYKHLTNIDISETVVNNMNQRNAERRPGLTFHQVDATKTPYEDASYQAALDKGTLDAMASEEEGALARNMLTEVGRVLSVGGRYVCVTLAQESVIKLAVEHFVQLGWAVRLHCLQEENRTEEDSFALPVFVLVCTKFRQPMPTPILEMCLGEDGAPVRHTHVSELLSAVREHQAYSVLRKRLRTNTDANSNLSLTLCHAKTGLPRYTLTIQDSPPGAKVPRANQFAVFIVPQGSETAWLYSSGEGRRQLAASANFRRLVIVSMHRNQEYTDMQAVQSELSPVVMDLAPPGMPANHQVPFLSVGGDLGWREEVSRGVSQLSGEYCVENVKGEDGELYRRLVFLSNAALVQSESRLVSSNTATSQKRKNKRKAKASAASAAPAASSTSMTVDSGFLCCAHHEVMVACLAMLGVGMPQNKDIPVSVLLVGLGGGGLPQFLRDFMPNVTIEVVELDPVVLEVAKQWFGFQPDDRLTVTLGDGLERICALEKEGGHLFDAIMFDVDNKDSTLGMSCPPAAFVETPILQKVRNLLTPRGLFILNLACRDPALRKSVLERVSGVFPTILSRKIEEEINEVLLCSRGEKETSDATHILPSLNQAAKNLQSALCSSGTEPSRRPHIDIAELLKDLRIV